Below is a genomic region from Corallococcus macrosporus.
GTAATGGACATGGTGCGGCAGGATGACTGGAGCGTCAGGCCGGTGGACCGTGAGGCGGCACGGAGGGCGGGGGCTCCATTCCTCGGACCGACGGATCATGACGGTGGGGCAGCTGGCAGGCGCTCCCTGCGGCGCGTGCCTCCGCCCTGGCCGCCGAGCACCTTCGCGAGGAGGGCCGTCCGGGACTGCACGCCAAAGCGCCGGTAGAGGGTCTTCGTGTATTGATTCACGGTGAAGCGGCTGATGCCGAGCCGGGCGGCGATCTGCTTGTCCCCCAGCCCTTGCAGGAGCAGTCCCAGCGTCTGGCGTTCGCGCGGCGTGAGCCGCACCCCTGGGGGCTCCTCCGGCAGGCCGAGCAAGGCTCCGCATTCGGCGTGGAACAGGTGCAGCAGCTCGCGGTCCGCTTCATCGAAGGGGCGCTCGTTCCGCCCGCGGTAGATGCCGATGCCCCGCACCGCTCCCGGCACCTCGGACCACCGGATCGAATACATCGATTCATCGAGATGCGTCGGCCGCAGGTAGTGCTCGACGTAGGGGGCGCCGTACCAGGCCCGATCTCCGACGAGCTCCCGCCGCAGCGCGGTGAGGACCGCGCCAGGCACCGGAGTCAGCTCCATCAGGGAGCGGATG
It encodes:
- a CDS encoding helix-turn-helix transcriptional regulator, giving the protein MCRLLGADAGACVLEGDFRPEGRGGFKAVVLEGWDGAARPALEALQRMGSACNPSIRSLMELTPVPGAVLTALRRELVGDRAWYGAPYVEHYLRPTHLDESMYSIRWSEVPGAVRGIGIYRGRNERPFDEADRELLHLFHAECGALLGLPEEPPGVRLTPRERQTLGLLLQGLGDKQIAARLGISRFTVNQYTKTLYRRFGVQSRTALLAKVLGGQGGGTRRRERLPAAPPS